A section of the Perognathus longimembris pacificus isolate PPM17 chromosome 7, ASM2315922v1, whole genome shotgun sequence genome encodes:
- the Tshb gene encoding thyrotropin subunit beta, with protein MSSIFLMSVLFGLTYGQVTSVCIPTEYTMYVDRRECAYCLTINTTICAGYCMTRDINGKLFLPKYTLSQDVCTYRDFIYRTVEIPGCPYHVAPYFSYPVAVSCRCGKCDTDSSDCIHEAVRTNYCTKPQRSYLLGRSA; from the exons ATGAGCTCTATCTTCCTGATGTCCGTGCTTTTTGGTCTCACATATGGGCAAGTGACGTCTGTTTGTATTCCGACTGAGTATACGATGTACGTGGACAGGAGAGAGTGTGCTTATTGCTTAACCATCAACACTACCATCTGCGCTGGGTATTGCATGACTCGG GATATCAACGGGAAGCTGTTTCTTCCCAAGTATACACTCTCCCAGGATGTTTGTACATACAGAGACTTCATCTACAGAACTGTAGAAATACCTGGATGTCCCTACCACGTTGCTCCTTACTTCTCCTACCCAGTTGCTGTGAGCTGCAGGTGTGGCAAGTGTGACACTGACTCCAGTGACTGTATTCATGAAGCCGTTAGGACAAACTACTGCACCAAGCCTCAGAGGTCCTACCTGCTGGGGCGGTCTGCCTGA